In Oleiharenicola lentus, the following are encoded in one genomic region:
- a CDS encoding type IV pilus twitching motility protein PilT: MAAIDALLRTMLEKGGSDLHLTVGLPPKSRISGSLQPIGEHPLDAQHMEALLKEICPEKRWKEFLERKDLDLAHEVPGLARFRANYLYNHWGQAAVLRQIPAKILSFAQLNLPEALKKLCHLDQGLVVVTGPTGSGKSTTLAAMIDYINDNMAKHIITIEDPIEFVHPCKKSTIVHREVGEHTETFGAALKGAMRHDPDILLLGEMREMETIKLALSCASMGMLVFGTLHTNNAPKTVDRIINTFPAEEQNQVRVMLAGCLSGVVAQLLCKKVPKGRVAVHEILLQHEALPNTIRSGQIANIRGIIESGSADGMCTMDNSLMARVKDGTVEPKEAYMKGSNKALFAPLLKPGDLDGGH, translated from the coding sequence ATGGCCGCCATCGACGCACTCCTCCGCACCATGCTTGAAAAGGGCGGCTCCGACCTGCACCTGACCGTCGGCCTCCCGCCCAAGTCCCGCATCTCCGGTTCGCTCCAGCCCATCGGCGAGCACCCGCTCGACGCCCAGCACATGGAGGCCCTGCTCAAGGAAATCTGCCCCGAGAAGCGCTGGAAGGAGTTCCTCGAGCGCAAGGACCTCGACCTCGCCCACGAGGTGCCCGGCCTCGCGCGCTTCCGCGCCAACTACCTCTACAACCACTGGGGCCAGGCCGCCGTCCTCCGCCAGATCCCGGCCAAGATCCTGTCCTTCGCCCAGCTCAACCTCCCCGAGGCGCTGAAGAAACTTTGCCACCTCGACCAGGGCCTCGTCGTCGTCACCGGCCCCACCGGCTCCGGCAAGTCCACCACGCTCGCCGCGATGATCGACTACATCAACGACAACATGGCGAAGCACATCATCACGATCGAGGACCCGATCGAGTTCGTGCACCCCTGCAAGAAGTCCACGATCGTGCACCGCGAGGTCGGCGAGCACACCGAGACCTTCGGCGCCGCGCTGAAGGGCGCCATGCGCCACGACCCCGACATCCTCCTCCTCGGCGAGATGCGCGAGATGGAGACCATCAAGCTCGCCCTCTCCTGCGCCTCGATGGGCATGCTCGTCTTCGGCACGCTCCACACCAACAACGCGCCCAAGACCGTGGACCGCATCATCAACACCTTCCCCGCCGAGGAGCAGAACCAGGTGCGCGTGATGCTCGCCGGCTGCCTCTCCGGCGTCGTCGCCCAGCTCCTTTGCAAGAAAGTCCCCAAGGGCCGCGTCGCCGTGCACGAGATTTTGCTCCAGCACGAGGCCCTGCCCAACACGATCCGCTCCGGCCAGATCGCCAACATCCGCGGCATCATCGAGAGTGGCTCCGCCGACGGCATGTGCACGATGGACAACAGCCTCATGGCCCGGGTGAAGGACGGCACCGTCGAGCCCAAGGAAGCCTACATGAAGGGCAGCAACAAGGCCCTCTTCGCCCCCCTCCTCAAACCCGGCGACCTCGACGGCGGGCACTGA
- a CDS encoding CIA30 family protein has product MIDSETSFVSGSAEPTGIRRCHHAGARQPGHPLQRLRAVYSHLLAILVTAAVLTAANGQEPSAASERFAIVGARVFDGERTLTDATVLVSAGRIEAVGIGLAVPERFALVDGAGRTLLPGLIDAHVHARAGGAARALAFGVTTELDMFTDPALAREMRAGQAAGTADARADLFSAGILATAPGGHGTQYGFRIPTISTPAEAPAFVDARLAEGSDYLKIVLDDGRAFGVAFPTLDAATVGALVKAAHGRGKLAVVHVGSLAGAEMAIAAGADGLVHLFADRPPPADFVRRAREAGAFVVATLGVTGTTTGVPAGRELAADARVAPYLDAAEHELLRRAYPRQPGSRIDLTNAATGIRALAEAGIPILAGSDAPNPGTAHGVTMHGELELLVKAGLSPTAALTAATAAPADAFRLADRGRIRPGLRADLLLVEGDPTTDITATRNLVAIWKRGVRFQRPRHDVVLAEPPKRGGGRVSDFETALGSSFETDWKTSTDAVIGGKSTASLTRLAEGADGSQGAMRITGAVAADSPNGWAGAVLHPGGRQGTAVDLSATPVLAFAARGSGTYDLSIFARRFGLAPVSRSFTADAEWRRYVVPFAELSGFDGRDVTAIFIGSITAGAFTLDIDDVELRPSQE; this is encoded by the coding sequence ATGATCGATTCGGAAACCAGTTTCGTGTCAGGGTCGGCTGAACCCACCGGCATCCGCCGGTGCCACCATGCAGGTGCCCGGCAGCCGGGACATCCCTTGCAACGATTGCGAGCGGTGTATTCGCATCTGCTCGCAATTTTGGTGACGGCCGCCGTGTTGACGGCGGCGAACGGACAGGAGCCGTCCGCTGCGTCAGAGCGCTTCGCCATCGTCGGGGCCCGCGTGTTTGACGGCGAGAGGACACTGACGGATGCCACGGTGTTGGTGAGCGCCGGCCGCATCGAAGCAGTCGGCATCGGCCTCGCGGTGCCCGAGCGCTTCGCCCTCGTTGACGGTGCCGGCCGGACGCTGCTGCCCGGTTTGATTGACGCCCACGTGCATGCGCGGGCGGGGGGAGCAGCGCGGGCGCTGGCATTCGGCGTGACGACCGAACTCGACATGTTCACCGATCCCGCGCTCGCCCGTGAGATGCGCGCGGGGCAGGCTGCGGGAACGGCCGATGCACGCGCCGACCTCTTTTCCGCCGGCATCCTCGCGACCGCGCCGGGCGGCCACGGCACGCAGTATGGCTTTCGCATACCGACGATTTCTACACCCGCCGAGGCACCGGCGTTCGTTGATGCCCGCCTCGCCGAAGGGTCTGACTACCTGAAAATTGTCCTCGATGACGGCCGGGCGTTCGGCGTCGCCTTTCCGACGCTCGACGCAGCGACCGTTGGCGCGCTCGTGAAGGCCGCCCACGGGCGCGGCAAGCTGGCCGTTGTCCATGTGGGATCGCTGGCCGGAGCGGAGATGGCGATTGCGGCCGGAGCCGACGGACTGGTCCACCTCTTCGCCGACCGGCCGCCGCCGGCCGACTTCGTCCGTCGCGCGCGAGAGGCGGGCGCCTTTGTCGTGGCGACGCTCGGCGTCACGGGAACGACCACCGGCGTTCCCGCCGGGCGCGAGTTGGCGGCCGATGCGCGAGTCGCCCCCTACCTCGACGCGGCCGAGCACGAACTACTGCGCCGGGCTTATCCGCGCCAGCCGGGTAGCCGGATCGACCTGACAAACGCCGCAACCGGAATCAGGGCGTTGGCTGAGGCGGGGATTCCAATCCTCGCCGGTTCCGACGCGCCGAATCCGGGGACCGCTCACGGCGTGACGATGCACGGAGAACTTGAGCTCCTGGTAAAGGCCGGGTTGTCGCCCACTGCGGCGCTTACCGCCGCCACGGCCGCGCCGGCCGATGCCTTCCGCCTCGCCGACCGCGGCCGTATCCGACCCGGTCTGCGCGCCGATCTGCTGCTCGTGGAGGGCGACCCGACGACGGATATCACGGCGACTCGCAACCTCGTTGCGATCTGGAAAAGGGGTGTCCGCTTCCAGCGGCCCCGGCACGACGTGGTCTTGGCCGAGCCGCCGAAGCGCGGGGGAGGACGAGTCAGCGATTTCGAAACCGCCCTCGGTTCGTCCTTCGAAACAGATTGGAAGACTTCGACCGACGCCGTGATCGGCGGGAAGTCGACCGCCAGCCTTACGCGCCTGGCGGAGGGAGCCGACGGGTCACAGGGGGCGATGCGCATCACGGGGGCTGTCGCCGCGGATTCGCCGAACGGCTGGGCCGGAGCGGTTCTCCATCCGGGTGGACGACAGGGAACGGCGGTGGACCTGTCGGCAACCCCGGTCCTCGCTTTTGCCGCTCGCGGTTCGGGGACCTACGATCTCTCGATTTTCGCCCGACGCTTCGGCCTGGCGCCAGTCAGTCGCTCGTTCACCGCCGACGCCGAGTGGCGGCGCTACGTCGTGCCCTTCGCGGAGCTCTCGGGTTTCGACGGCCGCGACGTGACCGCGATTTTTATCGGATCGATAACCGCCGGCGCTTTCACGCTCGACATCGACGACGTCGAACTGCGGCCCAGCCAGGAGTAA
- a CDS encoding DUF748 domain-containing protein, with the protein MKPVQAPSRWRRKLWIAGGLLAAYAVGGFLVAPGIVKSQLEKHATAALGRTVTVGKVKVNPFAVSLTLEDLDVRLKEGTGSFLRWRRLYVNADPLTSVVGAWKLGAVELDGFQVTAILHPDGTFNFADILEKLTAAPAGAPAAGPGKPPPAVQVGRLVVQQAQLNFVDESRSRPFSTALGPVSFNLTEFHTTAERGAPYHFEAVSESGERFTWTGTISAAPLSSAGELKLENIQLPKYAAYYADFVQADLTGGRLSVGGRYEAKFDRENREMKLLGGTLQLRDLNLVERSNQHPVLALHELGIQGITADIFRHQAQIGTIGMGGGQLNVRREADGSINLLQLLPARTGPRANEMAVSSRASGGDPINFVIREIDLRDFGIVVEDLATPRSTPLATTIVRLGLLEVTLAEKAEIPLDMSLTWAPTGTVNVKGVLALMPELKASLQTDVAKFSLIPLGPYLERFANVHLAQGAASGSGMVTFQMSGDTPAITFDGGLTVAQLGLVDAAHNEPLVGFTSLSLTGLKASTAPQLTVSVDEVNFTAPYARVFVAKDGAFNLAALAQTSTPAAPAEGADPAPPAPLAPAPAQAAAPLPKITIGRVVIADGDFSFADGSLEPNVRLAVTQFGGTIAGLSSENLARADVDLKASVNGAGPIAITGRMDPLGVKKFVDLKVDFRNVDLVPLSPYSGKFAGFELARGQLNLDVKARLDDKQLDAENVITLNQFTFGAPVESPDATKLPVRLGVALLKDMDGKIVIDVPMTGSIDDPSLRIGKVVWRVIGNLLTKAATSPFALLGSMFGGGGDELAFQEFAPGGRELLPAETAKLATMVKALTNRPGLSLAIEGGFDAPADTAALRQHKLAALLRSRIWEEMRAANPNLPPPEQLEIAPEARAAMLKKLFDEKFPPGTELVAPPPPAPAVAAAPAPVRKNLLRRVVDAFTTPPAPATPAADPVVTTVPDPATATGPTPEEMTARLVETMEVTDNDLRALAESRAQRVRDYFLTEGKIAGDRLFLSAGSPTQAENKGPRVFLSLQ; encoded by the coding sequence ATGAAACCGGTGCAGGCTCCCTCGCGTTGGCGTCGCAAACTCTGGATCGCAGGCGGACTGCTCGCCGCCTATGCCGTGGGCGGATTCCTCGTCGCGCCCGGGATCGTGAAGTCGCAGCTGGAGAAGCACGCCACCGCCGCGCTCGGCCGCACCGTCACGGTGGGCAAGGTGAAGGTGAACCCCTTCGCCGTTTCGCTCACCCTGGAGGACTTGGATGTGCGCCTGAAGGAGGGCACCGGCTCCTTCCTGCGCTGGCGCCGGCTTTATGTGAACGCCGACCCGCTGACCTCCGTGGTCGGAGCGTGGAAACTCGGCGCGGTCGAGCTCGACGGGTTTCAGGTGACCGCGATCCTGCACCCGGACGGCACCTTCAACTTTGCCGACATCCTGGAAAAACTCACCGCGGCGCCCGCCGGGGCTCCGGCCGCCGGGCCGGGCAAACCGCCGCCCGCGGTGCAGGTCGGCCGTTTGGTCGTGCAACAGGCGCAACTGAACTTCGTGGACGAGTCGCGTTCGCGGCCGTTCTCCACCGCGCTGGGGCCGGTCAGTTTCAACCTCACGGAATTCCACACCACGGCCGAGCGCGGCGCGCCCTATCATTTCGAGGCGGTCTCGGAGAGCGGCGAGCGTTTCACCTGGACCGGCACGATCAGCGCGGCGCCGCTGTCGTCCGCGGGCGAGTTGAAGCTGGAGAACATCCAACTACCCAAATATGCGGCCTACTACGCCGACTTCGTGCAGGCCGATCTCACCGGCGGCCGCCTCAGCGTGGGCGGACGCTATGAGGCGAAGTTCGACCGCGAGAACCGCGAGATGAAGCTGCTGGGCGGCACCCTGCAGCTTCGCGACTTGAATCTCGTAGAACGCAGCAACCAGCACCCCGTGTTAGCACTTCATGAATTGGGAATTCAGGGAATCACCGCTGACATTTTTCGACATCAGGCGCAGATTGGAACGATTGGAATGGGCGGAGGGCAGCTCAACGTGCGGCGAGAGGCAGACGGTTCGATTAACCTGCTCCAATTGCTGCCGGCGAGAACGGGTCCACGGGCAAATGAAATGGCCGTCTCTTCGCGTGCGTCCGGAGGGGATCCAATCAATTTCGTGATCCGAGAAATTGACCTGCGGGACTTCGGCATCGTAGTGGAGGATCTGGCAACCCCTCGCAGCACACCGCTCGCAACCACGATCGTGCGTCTTGGTCTTTTGGAGGTCACACTGGCCGAAAAGGCAGAGATACCACTGGACATGTCCCTCACGTGGGCACCGACGGGCACCGTGAACGTCAAGGGCGTCCTGGCGCTCATGCCGGAGTTAAAGGCGTCGCTGCAAACTGATGTGGCCAAATTCTCCTTGATCCCTCTCGGTCCCTACTTGGAGCGGTTTGCAAACGTCCACCTCGCCCAAGGCGCGGCTTCGGGCAGCGGAATGGTGACCTTTCAGATGAGCGGCGACACCCCGGCCATCACCTTCGACGGCGGCTTGACGGTGGCGCAACTCGGCTTGGTGGACGCCGCGCACAACGAACCGCTGGTCGGATTCACGTCGCTCTCACTTACCGGGCTCAAGGCCAGCACCGCCCCGCAGCTCACCGTGAGCGTCGACGAAGTGAATTTCACCGCGCCCTATGCGCGCGTTTTCGTGGCCAAGGACGGAGCGTTCAACCTCGCGGCCTTGGCTCAGACCTCCACGCCGGCGGCCCCGGCCGAGGGCGCCGACCCGGCGCCTCCGGCTCCACTCGCGCCGGCACCCGCACAGGCGGCGGCGCCTTTGCCGAAGATCACCATCGGTCGGGTCGTGATCGCGGACGGTGATTTCAGTTTCGCGGACGGCTCGCTCGAACCCAACGTGCGCCTGGCTGTCACGCAGTTCGGCGGCACCATCGCGGGACTTTCCTCGGAAAATCTCGCGCGCGCCGACGTGGATCTGAAGGCGTCGGTCAACGGTGCCGGCCCCATCGCCATCACGGGCCGGATGGACCCGCTCGGCGTGAAAAAGTTCGTGGACCTGAAGGTGGACTTCCGGAACGTGGACCTCGTCCCGCTCAGTCCCTACAGCGGCAAGTTCGCCGGCTTCGAGCTCGCGCGCGGCCAGCTGAACCTCGATGTGAAAGCCAGGCTCGACGACAAGCAGCTCGACGCGGAGAACGTCATCACCCTGAACCAGTTCACCTTCGGCGCCCCGGTGGAGAGCCCCGACGCCACCAAGCTGCCCGTGCGGCTGGGCGTCGCCTTGCTCAAGGACATGGACGGGAAGATCGTGATCGACGTGCCCATGACCGGCAGCATCGACGATCCGAGCCTGCGCATCGGCAAGGTGGTGTGGCGCGTGATTGGCAACCTGCTGACCAAGGCCGCCACCTCGCCCTTCGCCTTGCTGGGCTCGATGTTTGGCGGCGGCGGCGACGAACTGGCGTTCCAGGAATTCGCCCCCGGCGGCCGCGAATTGCTGCCGGCCGAGACGGCCAAGCTGGCGACGATGGTCAAGGCTCTCACGAACCGGCCGGGCCTGAGCCTCGCCATCGAGGGCGGCTTTGACGCCCCGGCCGACACGGCCGCGCTCCGGCAACACAAGCTCGCGGCCCTGCTGCGCAGCCGGATCTGGGAGGAGATGCGCGCGGCCAATCCGAATCTGCCGCCGCCAGAGCAGCTGGAGATCGCCCCCGAGGCCCGGGCCGCGATGCTGAAGAAACTCTTCGACGAGAAATTTCCCCCGGGCACTGAACTGGTCGCGCCCCCGCCTCCCGCCCCCGCCGTGGCCGCCGCGCCGGCCCCGGTGCGGAAAAATCTGCTTCGCCGCGTCGTGGACGCCTTCACCACTCCGCCGGCGCCGGCCACACCGGCCGCGGACCCCGTGGTGACAACGGTGCCGGACCCGGCCACCGCCACCGGACCCACGCCGGAGGAAATGACCGCCCGCCTTGTCGAGACGATGGAGGTCACCGACAACGACCTGCGCGCGCTGGCCGAGTCCCGGGCGCAGCGCGTGCGCGACTATTTCCTCACCGAAGGAAAAATCGCGGGCGACCGGCTTTTCCTCTCCGCCGGCAGCCCGACCCAGGCGGAAAACAAGGGGCCGCGCGTGTTCCTGTCGCTGCAGTGA
- a CDS encoding ImmA/IrrE family metallo-endopeptidase, with protein sequence MKPRRFNPAQLRYDKNWVPVLSPQQITDIAAEVLERFCPVVLKVPRSTPVVEIIQELSKSTGLKFAYTDLGHKDGHKVLGKVSFGEKLLSLDPVLQKELEPAFRFTAAHEIGHWVLHRYKYKLWTFLKKNKELDDDDASLFRLIDKSPLEWLEYQANFFAAELVMPRAQFEQAVAAAQHRLGIRRNLGKIYLSSAGSQLDLVQVLEELERVYSVSRAALRIRMKTLEILVEPPKRSSRLMDVAPEPVGFTKDNNFPF encoded by the coding sequence ATGAAACCGCGACGCTTTAATCCGGCGCAACTCAGGTATGATAAAAATTGGGTGCCGGTTCTGTCGCCTCAGCAAATCACCGACATTGCGGCCGAGGTGCTAGAGCGCTTCTGTCCAGTAGTCCTCAAGGTTCCTCGCAGCACTCCGGTTGTAGAGATCATCCAGGAGCTGAGTAAATCCACCGGCCTCAAGTTTGCTTACACCGACTTGGGCCATAAGGATGGGCACAAGGTTCTTGGTAAAGTTAGTTTCGGGGAAAAGCTGCTTTCGCTAGACCCTGTTCTGCAGAAGGAACTGGAGCCAGCTTTCCGGTTTACCGCGGCCCATGAGATTGGGCACTGGGTTCTGCATCGCTATAAATACAAGCTCTGGACATTCCTAAAGAAGAACAAAGAGCTTGATGATGATGACGCCTCGTTGTTCCGCTTGATCGATAAATCCCCTCTCGAATGGTTGGAATATCAAGCCAATTTCTTCGCAGCGGAGCTGGTGATGCCTCGTGCACAATTCGAACAAGCTGTCGCCGCTGCCCAGCATCGGCTCGGTATTCGCCGTAACCTCGGCAAAATCTACCTTTCGTCAGCCGGAAGCCAATTAGATCTTGTCCAAGTGTTGGAAGAACTCGAGAGGGTATACTCAGTGTCACGAGCGGCCTTAAGGATTCGCATGAAGACGCTAGAAATTCTTGTAGAACCGCCAAAACGTTCGAGCAGGCTGATGGATGTTGCGCCAGAACCAGTCGGCTTCACCAAGGACAACAATTTTCCCTTTTAA
- a CDS encoding tetratricopeptide repeat protein translates to MTRLTLKCTLVFVLLATAGFAESEPVAELRKKAESGDSSAQYNLGVRYANGDGVTMDINEAMKWYRKAAEQGKIHAQYNLGLLLITKGSISPDYDEAMKWWRMAAEQGNAEAAFGLGRLHATGEGVPKNIPEGIKWWSIAADRGSADASYSIGVKYANHDGVMEDLVEAHARINVAGRLGEPRAAEALKIIEKLMSAEQIATAIKLARDRFEKIQKK, encoded by the coding sequence ATGACGCGACTCACCCTCAAGTGCACTCTCGTGTTTGTGCTGCTGGCGACTGCGGGGTTTGCGGAGTCAGAGCCAGTAGCTGAGTTGCGAAAGAAGGCGGAGTCAGGAGACTCATCTGCGCAATACAACCTAGGTGTGCGTTATGCAAATGGCGACGGTGTGACCATGGACATCAATGAAGCCATGAAATGGTATCGCAAAGCCGCAGAACAAGGGAAAATCCATGCTCAATATAATCTAGGCCTATTACTGATTACGAAAGGTAGCATTTCTCCGGACTACGATGAAGCAATGAAATGGTGGCGCATGGCTGCCGAGCAGGGAAATGCGGAAGCGGCATTTGGTCTTGGGAGGTTGCATGCTACTGGCGAAGGGGTCCCTAAAAATATTCCGGAAGGGATAAAATGGTGGAGTATAGCCGCTGACCGAGGGTCAGCAGATGCCTCATACAGCATTGGCGTGAAATATGCCAACCATGATGGTGTCATGGAAGATTTAGTCGAAGCCCATGCACGAATTAACGTCGCTGGCCGATTGGGTGAACCCAGAGCAGCAGAGGCGCTCAAGATTATTGAGAAGTTAATGTCTGCAGAGCAGATTGCTACAGCGATAAAGTTGGCCCGGGATCGTTTTGAGAAAATACAGAAGAAGTAG
- a CDS encoding YkgJ family cysteine cluster protein — protein sequence MECRSGCGACCIAPSITSPIPGMPHGKPAGIPCVQLLPDMRCALFGRAERPAFCVSLRPTQEMCGASREEALAHLTGLERATRPGI from the coding sequence ATGGAATGCAGATCCGGCTGTGGCGCGTGTTGCATCGCGCCCAGCATCACCTCGCCGATCCCGGGCATGCCGCACGGCAAACCGGCGGGGATTCCGTGCGTGCAGCTGCTGCCGGATATGCGGTGCGCGCTCTTCGGTCGGGCGGAGCGGCCGGCTTTTTGCGTGAGCCTGCGGCCGACTCAGGAGATGTGCGGGGCTTCCCGGGAAGAGGCGCTGGCGCACCTGACCGGGCTGGAACGAGCGACGAGGCCGGGTATTTGA
- a CDS encoding type II toxin-antitoxin system RelE/ParE family toxin: MDDKVVYSARIGQDLAAIVAFLADKNPAAARRLGHALLDAADALGLLPYRGPAMRSRPQLRKLSHPPHHVII; encoded by the coding sequence ATGGACGACAAGGTAGTTTACTCGGCCCGGATCGGGCAGGACTTGGCGGCCATAGTTGCCTTTCTGGCGGACAAGAATCCGGCCGCCGCCCGGCGATTGGGGCATGCCTTGCTCGATGCGGCCGACGCCTTGGGCCTGTTGCCCTACCGTGGCCCGGCCATGCGCAGCCGGCCGCAGCTCCGAAAACTCTCCCACCCACCGCATCACGTCATCATCTAG
- a CDS encoding ATP-binding protein — MSHLPPASTSSGPAPLCADGAGVYRAVFADGFDSMAISDNGLIVDVNEATLRIFGYTREELIGRQTLDLVAPESRPAVRAAIASNLETNYEVSFLRKDGSRFEAEALGRAVIHGGKLLRLTALRDLTERRSSAASLHDYQHKLELAMQMARLGHWELDVATGRFTFDDNFLRILGTSAELEGSRSMLAEDYAQRFIPAEEITVVRREIEAAIAAADPHYQRQLEHPFCRVDGSLGVMLVNISIVKDATGRTIRTYGINQDVSERRLEEEYRARLEEQLQHAQKMDALGTLAGGIAHDFNNILTGLLGHLQLAALDLPDEHPARASLREAGRAGRRARDLVGRILAFGRRGQHDWQPRPLGPVVQEAMQLLRASLPATIEMRTEIAPELPAVLCDSAQIHQVLMNLGTNAAHAMRDQPGLLSVTLESLAPSPDLLRRHPQIRTDHTLRLTVRDTGIGIADEVLPRIFEPFFTTKPTGEGTGLGLTMVYSIVQSHQGAIVVESARGVGTTFVIYLPAAANSAAPRANPPATSTPFEAFGQGRTVLLVDDDPAVRHVSERMLQRLGFTVTAFENPLAALEDFRRGPGRFCAVLSDLTMPGMTGNELAAQLTALRPDLPVLLTSGYVHKLSEQAAWSSGVKHIIKKPFEIGELAARLRAILDTVSA; from the coding sequence ATGAGCCATCTCCCGCCCGCGTCCACGTCGTCTGGGCCCGCTCCGCTTTGTGCGGACGGGGCCGGCGTCTATCGCGCCGTCTTTGCCGACGGCTTCGACAGCATGGCCATCAGCGACAACGGCTTGATCGTGGACGTCAACGAGGCGACCCTCCGCATCTTCGGCTACACCCGCGAAGAGTTAATCGGCCGGCAAACCCTCGACCTCGTCGCCCCCGAGTCACGGCCGGCCGTCCGCGCCGCCATCGCCAGCAACCTGGAGACCAACTACGAGGTGAGTTTCCTGCGCAAGGACGGTTCCCGCTTCGAGGCGGAGGCCCTCGGCCGCGCCGTCATCCACGGCGGCAAGCTCCTGCGCCTCACCGCGCTGCGCGACCTCACCGAGCGCCGCTCCAGCGCGGCCTCGCTGCACGACTACCAGCACAAGCTCGAACTCGCCATGCAGATGGCTCGCCTCGGCCACTGGGAACTCGATGTCGCGACCGGACGCTTCACCTTCGACGACAACTTTCTGCGTATCCTCGGCACCTCCGCCGAGCTGGAAGGCAGCCGCAGCATGCTGGCCGAGGACTATGCCCAGCGCTTCATCCCGGCCGAGGAGATCACCGTCGTGCGCCGTGAGATCGAGGCCGCGATCGCCGCCGCGGACCCCCACTACCAGCGCCAGCTGGAACACCCATTCTGCCGCGTGGACGGCTCGCTCGGCGTGATGCTGGTGAACATCTCCATCGTGAAGGATGCCACCGGTCGCACCATTCGCACCTATGGCATCAACCAGGACGTCTCGGAGCGCCGGTTGGAGGAGGAATACCGCGCCCGCCTCGAAGAGCAGCTCCAGCATGCCCAGAAAATGGACGCCCTCGGCACGCTCGCCGGCGGCATCGCGCACGATTTCAACAACATCCTCACCGGCCTGCTTGGCCACCTGCAGCTGGCGGCGCTCGATCTGCCCGACGAGCATCCCGCCCGGGCCAGCCTGCGCGAGGCCGGACGCGCGGGCCGCCGCGCCCGCGATCTCGTGGGCCGCATCCTGGCCTTCGGCCGCCGCGGCCAGCATGACTGGCAGCCGCGCCCGCTGGGGCCCGTGGTGCAGGAGGCCATGCAACTCCTCCGCGCCAGCCTGCCCGCCACCATCGAGATGCGCACGGAAATCGCACCGGAACTGCCCGCCGTGCTCTGCGACTCGGCACAGATCCACCAGGTGCTGATGAACCTCGGGACCAATGCCGCCCACGCCATGCGCGACCAACCCGGGCTGCTGAGCGTGACGTTGGAATCCCTCGCGCCCTCGCCCGACCTGCTCCGCCGCCATCCGCAAATCCGCACCGACCATACGCTCCGCCTGACCGTGCGCGACACCGGCATCGGCATCGCCGACGAGGTGCTGCCGCGCATCTTCGAGCCGTTCTTCACCACCAAGCCCACCGGCGAGGGCACCGGGCTCGGTCTCACGATGGTTTACTCCATCGTCCAGAGCCACCAGGGCGCCATCGTCGTGGAAAGCGCCCGCGGTGTCGGCACGACTTTCGTCATCTACCTGCCGGCCGCAGCCAATTCCGCCGCGCCCCGGGCCAACCCGCCCGCGACCAGCACGCCCTTCGAGGCCTTCGGCCAGGGGCGCACCGTGCTGCTGGTGGACGACGATCCCGCCGTGCGCCACGTGAGCGAGCGCATGCTGCAACGCCTCGGCTTCACCGTCACCGCCTTCGAGAACCCGCTAGCCGCGCTGGAGGATTTCCGCCGCGGACCCGGCCGGTTCTGCGCCGTGCTCAGCGACCTGACCATGCCCGGGATGACCGGCAACGAACTTGCTGCCCAGCTCACCGCCCTCCGGCCCGATCTGCCGGTGCTGCTAACTTCAGGCTACGTGCACAAACTCTCCGAGCAGGCCGCCTGGAGCTCGGGCGTGAAGCACATCATCAAGAAACCATTTGAAATCGGCGAACTCGCCGCCCGCCTGCGCGCCATCCTCGACACGGTGTCGGCGTGA
- a CDS encoding tetratricopeptide repeat protein yields the protein MKRALALLVLAFMLAADFAIAADSTEIKELKKKAEDGDPNAQFLLGRHYFLLTEKAEGAKWYHRAAEQGNADAQNMLGVIYGDGNGVKKDSTLAVNWFLKAAENRNRFAQENLGMHYWEGVGVPRNLVESFAWFSAAGDDASYLVKKWLKKLRSEMTPEQIAEATKLARERFEKYGKQQKPQP from the coding sequence ATGAAGCGTGCTCTAGCTTTACTGGTCCTTGCATTCATGCTCGCGGCGGACTTCGCGATCGCGGCGGACTCGACTGAGATAAAAGAGCTCAAGAAAAAGGCAGAGGATGGAGATCCGAATGCCCAATTTCTTCTTGGAAGGCATTATTTTTTACTGACAGAGAAAGCTGAGGGAGCCAAGTGGTATCACAGAGCTGCAGAGCAGGGCAATGCTGACGCACAAAATATGCTTGGGGTAATCTACGGGGATGGGAACGGAGTGAAGAAGGATTCAACTCTAGCAGTTAATTGGTTTCTCAAAGCTGCTGAAAATCGTAACCGTTTTGCGCAAGAAAATCTTGGTATGCATTACTGGGAAGGTGTGGGTGTCCCCCGAAATTTGGTAGAGTCCTTTGCATGGTTCAGCGCTGCTGGTGACGATGCCTCATATCTGGTCAAAAAATGGCTGAAGAAACTTCGTTCTGAAATGACTCCCGAGCAAATCGCCGAAGCCACAAAGCTCGCGCGCGAGCGATTTGAGAAATACGGGAAGCAGCAGAAGCCACAGCCGTGA